CAGGGCACCAGCCAGAGCGCCATGGCCCCGCAGAGCGGGAGCCGCTGGTCCAGGCCGGCGATCAGCGCCACCGACACCGCGCAGCCCGCCCAGGCCCAGGCCGCGAAGAGGCGGTCCGAGTAGCGCAGGTGGAACACGCTCGGCGCGTCGCGGAACGCGACCCGCGCCAGGAACCGGGGCACGGGAAGCATGCCCCGCTCCCCGATCAGCGCACGGAACTGGAGCGCCGCGCCCAGGAAGGCGACGAGGTACACCGCGGCCAGGGCCCGCTGGAAGACCAGCCGGCTCAGCCAGTAGTCGGGGGCGACGAACCACTGCACGCGAGCCACTCCTCTTCGCTTGTCTTCCATTGTGACGCTCGGTGACCGTCTCCGCTTGCGTGTGCCAACTGGGCGACGCAGACAATAGTGGACGAAACGCCCTGAGTGACCGGGAGGTCGCGGTGCAGCGGGAGGAAGCAGTGCAACGGGAGAACGTGGTGCGACAGGAGAACAGCGTGGTGCACATACCCACCCGAGCCTTCGTCATGGCCTGCGCGCTCTCGGCGGCGCTCCTCGTCGCCGGGTGTGGCGGCCGAGGCGGCGAGAGGGCCGCGTCCGGGGCCGACGGCGGTGAGGTCTTCCTGCAGTCGGTCGCCGGCGGCGGCCGCGACCCGTTCACCGCGTCCACCGCCGCCGACTCGCCGTTCATCACCCGAATGCCGTACCCGGCGACACCCGCGAACCGTGGCTCCGCCGCGCAGGGCGTGCGCTCCTTCCCCGGCTCCACACCCGGCCTCTACGGCGGCACCAGGGCCGTCGGTAGCTGTGACGTCGGGAAGCAGATCGGCTTCCTCTCCTCGGACCCCGGCAAGGCGCGCTCCTTCGCGCAGGCGGCAGGCGTCCCGCAAGCGGCCGTCCCGGACTTTCTGCGCGGTCTGACCTCGGTCGTGCTGCGCGCCGACACACAGGTCACCGACCACGGCTTCCGGGACGGCCGGGCGACCAGCTTCCAGTCGGTGCTCCAGCGGGGCACCGCGGTCCTCGTCGACGACCGGGGCGTGCCGCGTGTGCGCTGCGCCGGCGGCAACCCGCTGAACCCGCCCGTCGTGTCCAGGACGACCCCGGGGATCCAGGGGCAGCCCTGGTCCGGTTTCCGTCCTGGCAACGTTGTCGTCGTGACCCCGGCGTCCACCGCGATCAGGAACATCACGATCATCGACATCGTCGACAACAGGTGGATCGCGCGGCGGATCGGGGACGACGGCCACCGGGACGTCGTCCTGCGGCCGCCCGTCTCGGCCGCGAGCCCAGGCCGTCGCACCGACGCAAGCCCCGGCACAAGTCCCGGTACGAGTCCCGGTACCAGCCCGAGCACGGCCCCGGAGCAGAGCCCGCGGACGGGCCCCTTCGCGGACGAGCGGCCGTCCGACTGTGTGGCGCCCACCCTGACCGTCACCCCGGAGGGAACCCCGGGCATGCCGGACCGCGGCGCGCCGGCGGAGGCTCCGGTGGCCGCGGTGTCGGACTGTCTCCCGCCCACCACGACCGCCCCGCCGACCGCCTCTCCGACGGTCTCGCCGACCGCCTCTCCGACCCCACGGCCCGACATCTCCCTGCCGCCCCTGGCGCCGCGGACCCCCGCCCCCACCTCCACGGAGAGCGACCGGAACGCCCCGCAGGACCCCCTCGCCCCGCTGGACCCCTCGGAGGAGGAGATCGGCCCCGACACCGTTCCGGAGATCCCCGACCTGCCCGACGGCGGTGGTCTCATCCCCGACGAGTCGCCCGACGCGGACACCGTCTTCGACGCCCCGACGGACGTCTTCGACGGCTGAGCGCCGAGTGGTCGGGAGAGCCCGGATCCGGACTCTCCCGAAGTCGCATTCCGGACGTCCCAGAAGTCGAATAATCGGCCGAATACTGGCAAGGTGGGCGCATGGTTGATCGGGGAGCGAGCGCCCTGTCACTCCCGGACGACTGGCCCGCCCACCCGGATCCGATCCTGGCGCTCAACCGCATGGGCAGTTTCGAATGGGACCTGGACTCCGGTCTGATGCAGATGGACGCCCAGGCCCACGAAGTCTTCGACGTGCGTCCCGAGGAGTACGACGGCCGCCCCGAGACCCTGTCCCTGCGGGTGCCCGCGACCGAGGGGATCCGTCTCGACACGCTGGTCTCGCACGCCCTCAAGGACGGCAGCGAGAACTACGGCGCCTACTTCCGCATCCGCTGCCGCGACGGCTCGCTGCGCTGGACCCACACCCAGGGCTACATCCGCCGCGACGGGACGGGCCGGCCGCGCCGGATCATCGGTATCGTCCGCGACGCCACGCAGGAGCTCGGCGAGAGCGCGGCGCGCCGCGAACAGGCGGCCCAGGACGAGGCGCGGCGCCAGCAGACGAACGTCGTGCAGATCACCACGGCCGCCCTCGCCCACGCCCGTACCGTCCAGGACGTCATCGACGTCCTCAAGGACTCCCACGGCCTCACCCACCTCGGCGCGACGAGCCTGGTCATGGGCCTGGTCGAGGCCGGACGCATACGGCTGGTCGCCGAGGGCCCCGAGGGCAGCTTCGTCCCCGGCACCATGGTCACCCGCATCGACGAGCAGTACCCGATGAGCGAGGCCGTACGCACCCTCGCCCCGCGCTTCATCGAGTCGCCCGAGGACTTCGCCGACTCGTATCCGCTCCTGTGGCCGCACATCACCGACCTCAAGATCACCTCGGCCGCCTACCTGCCGCTCATCGCGCAGGCCCGCCCCATCGGCGCGATGGGACTGCTCTACAACGACCGGCGCGGCTTCTCGTCGGAGGAGCGCAACGTCCTCGTCGCGCTCGGCAGCAGCATCGCCCAGAGCCTCCAGCGGGCCATGTTCTACGAGCAGGAGAAGGATCTCGCGCAGGGCCTCCAGCAGGCCATGCTGCCGCGCTCCATACCCAGCGTGCCCGGCGCCGACATCGCCGTCCGCTACCGTTCCGCCTCCCTCGGCAGGGACATAGGCGGCGACTGGTACGACGTGATCCCGCTGCCCGGCGGTCGCGTCGGCGCCGTCATCGGGGACGTCCAGGGCCACGACACCCACGCCGCCGCCGTCATGGGCCAGTTGCGGATCGTGCTGCGGGCCTACGCCGCCGAGGGACACACCCCCGCCACCGTGATGGCCCGCGCCTCGGTCTTCCTGCACGAACTCGACACCGACCGCTTCGCGACCTGCCTGTACGCGGAGGCCGACCTGTCCACCGGAGTCGTCCAGCTGGTGCGGGCCGGCCACATCGACCCGGTGATCCGGCAGAACGACGGCACCTGCCGCAGGCAGTCCGTCGCGGGGGGCCTGCCGCTGGGTCTGTCCGCCTTGTTCGGGCGCCTCGAATACCCCGTCGACACGGTCGAACTGGACCCCGGACAGACCCTGGTGCTGTGCACCGACGGCCTGGT
This portion of the Streptomyces mirabilis genome encodes:
- a CDS encoding DUF6777 domain-containing protein → MVHIPTRAFVMACALSAALLVAGCGGRGGERAASGADGGEVFLQSVAGGGRDPFTASTAADSPFITRMPYPATPANRGSAAQGVRSFPGSTPGLYGGTRAVGSCDVGKQIGFLSSDPGKARSFAQAAGVPQAAVPDFLRGLTSVVLRADTQVTDHGFRDGRATSFQSVLQRGTAVLVDDRGVPRVRCAGGNPLNPPVVSRTTPGIQGQPWSGFRPGNVVVVTPASTAIRNITIIDIVDNRWIARRIGDDGHRDVVLRPPVSAASPGRRTDASPGTSPGTSPGTSPSTAPEQSPRTGPFADERPSDCVAPTLTVTPEGTPGMPDRGAPAEAPVAAVSDCLPPTTTAPPTASPTVSPTASPTPRPDISLPPLAPRTPAPTSTESDRNAPQDPLAPLDPSEEEIGPDTVPEIPDLPDGGGLIPDESPDADTVFDAPTDVFDG